A stretch of DNA from Variovorax paradoxus:
AGGCCATCAACACCGGCACCACCTACGGCTACGACAGCGTCACCATGATGCAAGAGACCAAGACCACGGTCTGCAACATCGAGAAAGCATAAGGAATCACCATGGCAAGAATGAAGTTCGTCTGCGATTCCGAGCGCTGCATCGAATGCAACGGTTGCGTCACGGCCTGCAAGAACGAGAACGAGGTGCCCTGGGGCGTGAACCGCCGCCGCGTGGTCACGCTCAATGACGGCCTGCCGGGCGAAAAGTCGATCTCGGTGGCCTGCATGCACTGCTCCGATGCGCCCTGCATGGCGGTGTGCCCCGTGCAATGTTTCTACCGCACCGACGAGGGCGTGGTGCTGCACGACAAGGACGTGTGCATCGGCTGCGGCTACTGCTCGTACGCCTGCCCCTTCGGCGCGCCGCAGTTCCCGTCGCAAGGCACCTTCGGCGCACGCGGCAAGATGGACAAGTGCACCTTCTGCGCCGGCGGCCCCGAGGCCAACGGCTCCGAAGCCGAGTTCGAAAAGTACGGCCGCAACCGCCTGGCCGAAGGCAAGCTGCCGGCCTGCGCAGAAATGTGCTCGACCAAGGCGCTCTTGGCCGGCGACGGCGACGTGGTGGCCGACATCTTCCGCACTCGCGTCGTGCACCGCGGCACGGGCGCCGAAGTCTGGGGCTGGGGCACGGCCTACGGCTCGCAACAGGCCGGCACGCCGCCCACCGGAGGCACCAAGTGAAGCGCGCGGTCGTGATGCTCGGCGCGCTCGCTTCGGGCGCGATGCTGCTCGCAGCCTGCGGCGAGAAGCCGCAGACGAACGCCGAGGGCGTCAAGTACGACGCGGTGCCCTGGAGCGGCACCGGCACGCAGGCCAACACCGGCACGGTCTTCACCGCGCCCGGCTGGAAGGTGGGCGACAAGGCGTCGTGGGAGCAGCAGATCAAGACGCGCTCCAACGGCCAGAACGAGTACACCCGAACGAACTGAACCGGAGGCCGCATGAGCGTCACCATTCGCACCAGGCAGGCGTTCCACGCGCTGCTGGCGACCGCGCTCCTGGGCAGTGCAGCCATGACGCTGGCCCAGGAGGCCAACCAGGCCCCGGCCGCGAGCGGTGCTGTCACCGCCGCGCCCGCGTCGCCCGCTTCGTCTGCCCCGGCAGCTGCGACAACGCCTGCGCCGAAGGCCGAAGGCGGCATCCGCAGCCAGAACATCTTCGAGGTCAAGCCCGAAGCCAGTGCCGACCCGAACTACCTCAACCAGACCAACGGCGAGCGCAACAAGGTGCAGCCGGGCAACAACGCGCCGATGTGGCGCCAGGTGAGCGGCGGCGTCACCGGCTACAGCAGCCTGCCCGTGAGCGAAGCGCCCGAGGCCGGCAACCTGATCCAGGGCTTCGTGCAGTACCCGGGCTCGCGCTTCACCAACGCCGGCGAAGCCTGGCGGCAGGTGCGCAACAACTGGATCATTCCGTACGGCGCGGCGCTGCTCTTCGTCACGCTGCTGGCGCTGGCGATCTTCTATTTCACGCGTGGACCGATCCGCCTGCATGGCAAGGAAACGGGCCGCAAGATCGAGCGCTTCACGCCGTTCGAACGCGCCACGCACTGGTCGAACGCGCTGGCCTTCGTCACGCTCGCGGTGTCGGGCATCGTGATGGCCTTCGGCAGGTTCTTCCTCTTGCCGGTGCTGGGCAGCACGCTGTTCGGCTGGCTGGCCTATGTGCTCAAGACCGTGCACAACTTCGTGGGGCCGCTGTTCGTGGTGACCACGCTGTTCATGATCTTCACCTTCATCCGCAGCAACTGGCCGAGCAAGGACGACCTCACCTGGCTGCGGCACGGCGGCGGCCTGTTCGGGGGCAAGGAGCCCGCGTCGCACCGCTTCAATGCCGGCGAGAAGGCGGTTTTCTGGGGCGGCGTGCTGTTCCTGGGCAGCATCGTCATTGCCTCCGGCCTGTTCCTCGACAAGCTGCTGCCCGGCTTCGTCTACACGCGCGGCGAGATGCAGGTCGCGCACATGGTGCATGCCGTGGCCACGCTGCTCATGATGGCCATGATCATGGGCCACATCTACATCGGCACGCTGGGCATGACCGGCGCCTACAAGGCGATGCGCGAAGGCTATGTCGACGAGGCCTGGGCGCGCGAGCACCACCGCCTCTGGTACGACGACATCGAGGCCGGCAAGATCCCCGCGCAGCGCTCGCAACCCACCGGCGCCCCGGAGCCCGCACGGCCGGCGACGGCGCAAGGAACCTCCGTATGAAGCACACATTGACCCTTCTGTGCACGCTGGCCGCAGCGTCCGCATTCGCCAAGCTCCCGCCGCTCTCGCCCGAAGCCCAGGCCAAGGCCGCCGAGACCGCCGCCCGCACCGCGTGGACCGCCAAGACCGACGGCTACCTGCTGTGCAAGTCGCAGGACCAGGTCGCGGCCAAGTACCGCGCCAGCGCCGAAGCCGCGGGCAAGCCGGCACCGGCCGCGGTGGCCACGCCGCCGTGCGTGGACCCCGGCCCCTACGCCGCGGCGCCCAAGCCCGAGGTCAAGCCCATCGAGGCGTCGGGCGCCCACTCCCCGGCCCCCACGGCCGCGGCGCCGCCGAGTTCGAACCAGACGTCGGCCCAGACGAATCCCGCACCCAAGTAGCAGGCCGACGGCGCACCGCGCAGGCACGAGCGCAATCGAAAAAAAGAGACCGAGCACGGCTCGCCGGCACTTGCCGGTGTGGCCGCTTTCGCGTGCGACCGGGTGTTGTGCCCGACAACGCCAGCGACATCCAACTTCTATACTGGCCCGATGCCCCCACCCGAACGAACTGCCTCGACCGATGTGCGCATGCGCGGCTTCACGCAGCGCGCCGAGGTGCCCACCGCCCTCGCCTGGATCGACGCCCACACGCCCCTGCTGTCCGGTGAATCCGTGGCGGTCGACGAGGCCACGGGACGCGTGCTGCTGGATGAGGTGATCGCGCCCATCGCGGTGCCCGAGTTCGATCGCGCGGCCATGGACGGCTATGCGCTGCGCGGCGGCGAAAGCACCGGCGCCGGCGAATACAACCCGCTGGAATTTCCGATCGTGGGCCACGCGTGGCCAGGCCGGCCTTTCGACGGCGACGTGCCCGCAGGCGCAGCCGTCCGCATCATGACCGGCGCCCCGGTGCCGCAAGGGCTCGACGCCGTGGTGCCCGCCGAATACGCGAGCGAACACGACGGGCGCCTGGCCATCACGCGCGCCGTCGCGCCGGGCCAGCACGTAGGCCACATCGGTGAAGACATCGCGCGCGACAGCACGGCGCTGCCCGCGGGCCGCCGGCTGCGCCCGCAGGATGCGGGGCTGGCGGCGTCGCTGGGCCTGGCGCAATTGCAGGTGGTGCGCGGGCCGCGCGTGCGGCTGCTCGTCACGGGCAATGAAGTGCGCGCGCCCGGCACGCCCAAGGGGCCCTTCGAGATCTACGACGCCAACTCCGTGACCTTGCGCGGGCTGGTCGCGCGCGACGGCGGCGTGCTCGAGTCGCACCAGCGGTTGGGCGACGACCCGCAGGTCATCGCGCAGGCGCTGGCCGCACCGGGCGCCGACGTGGTGCTCATCTCCGGCGGCTCCAGCGTGGGCGCCGAGGACCATGCGCCGCGCCTGCTGGCCGAACTCGGCGAGCTGGCCATCCACGGCATCGCGATGCGGCCCTCCAGCCCGGCCGGCATGGGGCGCATCGGCGACACGCTGGTGTTCCTGCTGCCGGGCAATCCCGTTTCGTGCCTGTGCGCCTACGACTTCTTTGCCGGCCGCGCGATCCGCCGGCTCGGCGGACGGCCCGCCGACTGGCCCTACCCGCGCACGCGCGCCACCGTCGCACGCAAGATCGTCTCGCAAGTGGGGCGCGTCGACTACGTGCGCGTGAAGATCGGCAGCGACGGCGTGGAACCGCTCGCGCTCTCGGGTGCGTCGGTGCTGAGCTCGACCACGCGGGCCGACGGCTTCGTGATCGCCCCCGCCGAAAGCGAAGGCTTCGGGCCCGGGACCGACGTCACTGTTCATCTGTACGAGTGCCTGTGAAAGCCCAATCGCAATTTCTCGATGTCGTCACGCGGGACGAGGCCGAGCGCCGCTTCCGCGAACACCTGACCCTCGCGCCGCTGGGCCGCGAGACACTTCCCCTGCACGCGGTGCTGGGCCGTGTGCTGGCCGACGACGTGGTCGCGGCCATCGACGTGCCCGGCTTCGACCGCTCCAATGTCGACGGCTTTGCCGTGCAGGCCGCCGACACCTGGGGCGCGATGGAAGAACAGGTGCGCGCGCTGGCCCTCGTGGGCGAGACGCTCGCGCCCGGCATCGTGCCGCAGCGCGAGGTGACGCCCGGCCACGCGACCGCGATCGCCACCGGTGGCATGCTGCCGCGCGGCGCCGACGCGGTGGTGATGGTGGAACACACCGACCTCGA
This window harbors:
- the glp gene encoding gephyrin-like molybdotransferase Glp; this translates as MPPPERTASTDVRMRGFTQRAEVPTALAWIDAHTPLLSGESVAVDEATGRVLLDEVIAPIAVPEFDRAAMDGYALRGGESTGAGEYNPLEFPIVGHAWPGRPFDGDVPAGAAVRIMTGAPVPQGLDAVVPAEYASEHDGRLAITRAVAPGQHVGHIGEDIARDSTALPAGRRLRPQDAGLAASLGLAQLQVVRGPRVRLLVTGNEVRAPGTPKGPFEIYDANSVTLRGLVARDGGVLESHQRLGDDPQVIAQALAAPGADVVLISGGSSVGAEDHAPRLLAELGELAIHGIAMRPSSPAGMGRIGDTLVFLLPGNPVSCLCAYDFFAGRAIRRLGGRPADWPYPRTRATVARKIVSQVGRVDYVRVKIGSDGVEPLALSGASVLSSTTRADGFVIAPAESEGFGPGTDVTVHLYECL
- the fdh3B gene encoding formate dehydrogenase FDH3 subunit beta; its protein translation is MARMKFVCDSERCIECNGCVTACKNENEVPWGVNRRRVVTLNDGLPGEKSISVACMHCSDAPCMAVCPVQCFYRTDEGVVLHDKDVCIGCGYCSYACPFGAPQFPSQGTFGARGKMDKCTFCAGGPEANGSEAEFEKYGRNRLAEGKLPACAEMCSTKALLAGDGDVVADIFRTRVVHRGTGAEVWGWGTAYGSQQAGTPPTGGTK
- a CDS encoding formate dehydrogenase subunit gamma, translating into MSVTIRTRQAFHALLATALLGSAAMTLAQEANQAPAASGAVTAAPASPASSAPAAATTPAPKAEGGIRSQNIFEVKPEASADPNYLNQTNGERNKVQPGNNAPMWRQVSGGVTGYSSLPVSEAPEAGNLIQGFVQYPGSRFTNAGEAWRQVRNNWIIPYGAALLFVTLLALAIFYFTRGPIRLHGKETGRKIERFTPFERATHWSNALAFVTLAVSGIVMAFGRFFLLPVLGSTLFGWLAYVLKTVHNFVGPLFVVTTLFMIFTFIRSNWPSKDDLTWLRHGGGLFGGKEPASHRFNAGEKAVFWGGVLFLGSIVIASGLFLDKLLPGFVYTRGEMQVAHMVHAVATLLMMAMIMGHIYIGTLGMTGAYKAMREGYVDEAWAREHHRLWYDDIEAGKIPAQRSQPTGAPEPARPATAQGTSV